The following proteins are encoded in a genomic region of Magnolia sinica isolate HGM2019 chromosome 1, MsV1, whole genome shotgun sequence:
- the LOC131248052 gene encoding germin-like protein 9-3, giving the protein MAFDALKHGSFLVVLILAIARTSNAGDPDIISDFLIPANVTIVDSNFFTYTGFRVLVDADPPTTFKVTKASMAEFPALNGQSVSFAVLQYPSGSVNPPHTHPRSAELLLLLQGSLEVGFVDTANKLYTQTLQVGDMFVFPKGLVHYQYNSDGKDPALAISGFGSANAGTVSVPGTVFATGIDNVILAKSFKTDDATVQMIKAGLAPKA; this is encoded by the coding sequence ATGGCCTTCGACGCACTCAAGCATGGCTCCTTCCTAGTGGTACTAATCCTAGCCATTGCCCGAACGTCCAATGCCGGCGACCCGGATATCATTTCTGACTTCTTGATCCCCGCAAATGTTACCATAGTAGACAGTAACTTCTTCACCTACACCGGCTTTCGGGTACTTGTAGATGCAGACCCACCCACAACATTTAAGGTCACGAAAGCAAGCATGGCCGAGTTCCCAGCCCTCAATGGTCAGAGCGTTTCGTTTGCAGTTCTACAATACCCGTCCGGGTCAGTGAACCCACCTCACACCCACCCCCGCTCTGCCGAGCTCCTACTTCTCTTGCAAGGGTCTCTGGAGGTGGGGTTTGTCGACACAGCTAACAAACTCTACACTCAGACCCTCCAGGTGGGCGACATGTTTGTATTCCCTAAGGGACTCGTGCACTACCAATACAATAGCGATGGTAAAGATCCAGCACTTGCCATCTCGGGCTTTGGGAGTGCGAATGCTGGTACGGTGTCAGTTCCTGGCACTGTCTTCGCCACAGGCATCGACAATGTCATCCTTGCGAAATCTTTCAAGACCGATGATGCCACAGTTCAGATGATCAAGGCTGGACTTGCACCCAAGGCCTAA